In the genome of Dromiciops gliroides isolate mDroGli1 chromosome 1, mDroGli1.pri, whole genome shotgun sequence, the window ggatacaaaaagaggcaaaagacagtccctgccctcaaagagtttacaatctaatggggaagacaatatgcaaataaatatatacaaagcaagctattttcaggataaataggaaataattaaaagatagACAGCTCTGTAACtgaggggttagggaaggtttcctatagaagatgggattttagttggcacttaaaggaagtcagggaggtcagtagttggaatgAAAGCAGGAGGGAGTTAGAGGTATGGGGGACAGTTAAAGAAAATGCCCCAAACCAAATGGAGAGATTGAGGGTTCTGTTCACCGAACAGCAGGGAGACCAATGTTAAATTGAAATTtgtataaggaaaaatttcctagcaATTAGAACTATCTAAAAGTGAAATGGTTTGCCTTGACAGAAAGTGAGTTCCCTGTACTTGgggggtcttcaagcaaaggctcaCTTATAATGATTGGATATTACAAAAGAGATTCTCATTTACATGGATtatatggcctctgagattctatgaaaaTGCATTGGTTGTTCAGAAGTATATTCCCGCCTCCAAAATTcatatgaaatttaataaaatttgagATAACTTTTTTATTTGCACTATAATTCCTAATGTATAAGCATACCTGATAGGCAAAAGATAACTTCAAAGAACAATATCATTCAGGAGAAAGCAAAGTGAGAAACAGACCCACAAAGCTCATTTAAATTACATGAGAATATTTTCATTCACAGGTTTTGCAAATATGAAACGAGTAATCCCTTTGTGTCTATTGTTAAGGAGTCTTAGTACACTATCTTTATAAAACGTTTAGATTAGTTCTAAGTAAGCAAATTGCAGCCAAAAGCACTAGCTTCCAAAGTACAATCTGttgaaaataactttaaaacagAATAGGCCCCAACAGTGGGGTCTGGAACATTTAGCTCACATTGAATATTTCCTTACAGATATCAAATGTGACCAGAATGTTTTTATGGTTTGATTCAATGTactcttggtaaaaaaaaaaaaaagtttctgaatGCTAGAGGGTTGTTTCAAAACACCCTGGCACACTGATAACTGAAATACAAAGATGACATAGTGGCCTGTTGGAAACATAGCAGTGTACTTTATTAGTTAAGTTTGAAAACattttagattttatatatagtataataaaatggTAGCAGGTAGCATTTAAAAGCACCAGTCAGACTCAGATAATGGACAGTGGCTTGAGTTTTCATTTAAGAGAGAACTTCAGAATCTTTTACCAGTTATGTGTATGGATGAAAATGTGGGTGTCTGATCTGCAAAAACAatctttttatatttcaaaatagaaattgataacTGACGTACATCACTACCTCACTTGTTTGATTCAGTAGAGTCGTTGGCATTAAAGTACccacattcattaaatgcctactatgtgcacagcATTTGTAAAGCAACTGCTTCTGCCTTTTAGCTATGCCTCCCACAGTTTTACCTCTACACTGTCAATTGCTTCCTGCTCCCCTCGGtaccttcctcccacccccaaatgcTTTTGGCAGACGCAGCTTCTTCCTTTGCTTTGCCTAGGGTGGGAGGACTATTCCCCACAGCTTCAGAACACAAGCACACAAGACGGGCTAGCTACTCTGGTGACTTTAGAGGGAAACGCAGAGCTAGCCCCTAGTTTccatatgtttttttctttggtttggaAACCAAAGCGGCTTTGAACAAGACTCTGTCCTCGGCGCCCCAGATTCCTGCGATGAGGCCGGGTCGTGAAACTGTGACTCGAGACAAGTGAGAGCAGCCAGTACAAAGCGCGAACCCGCCCTTCAATCATCCCCAACTCTGCCCTGACGCCCGCTTCCCGAGCCAAGCCCGGGCAGCTCAACAGAGCGCAGGAGGAGAAGCAGCTGTTCGCAACAGCTGGGGGGCGGCGGTGTCTGCTCCAGGTGGGGACCCGGCCAATCGCAGGCGCGCggcccgcccccctcccccgccgGGCTCCGACCCCCCggcatgggaggggaggggaagaaagatagTGGAGAGTAACTCAACACCCAGGACCATCCTCCGATCTTAGGGCCTGAGGAAGGCAACAGGGAGAAGGGAATCCGCGGCGTTGCCATCGGGCCCGGAACACCTCTCCCACAGCAGCTGCTGCAGCCGCCTGAGTGGCCACCAGTTCTTCCTGATCTTTGGTCACTCAGTAGGGTCACCCCAGGAGAAGATCAGAGCCCCCACCCAGGAGATCTTTTAGATAAACAATCTACCTTCAAAAGCACCCCCTTCTTCCCACCCTGTTGCCTGTGGAGGGGTACCTCGCTTCTCCTTTCGGGTTCCCTGCCGGGTGAGTGGAAATAGATTGTATTTGAAAAAATATCTATCTACATGTATTCGTATGCATAAATGTATATCCATATCGTTTACTAATAAGAACTGAGAAGCGAGGAAAAGAGTGGAGAGTTTGGACTGTAACCGGCAGGGGGGAGCGGGAGACAAGCGTGGAGCAAAGCTACACAGACTGAGGTTGCTTACGACTTTGGATACCCCACGACCCTCACCCCGGTGTTGAGACCTCTCGGTGGCTGCTCTGACGCCCACCATCCCCGACTTacacgcgcgcacgcacacactcacactcacacactcacattcgtacacatacatacacgcgCACGCTGCCCagctctcctccccctccccactgggCTTGCCTTTGGCTTCGGCTGGACTCGAGAGGGTGAGGGAAACGAAGGGGCGGAGGGGGCggcgcagcagcagcagccacagccgcagcagcagcagcagcaaccgccgccgccgctgccggaGCCGAAGCCGGAGCCCCAGCCGGAGCCGCGGGGAGAGCGGGAAGATGCACACCACCCAGAAGGACACCACATACACCAAAATCTTCGTCGGGGGGCTCCCGTACCACACCACCGACTCCAGTCTGCGCAAATACTTCGAGGTCTTCGGGGAGATCGAAGAGGCGGTGGTCATCACGGACCGGCAGACGGGGAAATCCCGGGGCTACGGATTTGTAAGTAGGGGGGAGGGAGTtaatggggggagggcagggaccttgaagagggagagaagggctGAGAtcgagggggaaggggagaacaaAGGCAAGCCCCATATGCTAGAAGAAATTGGGGGTCCCCGTCGGGTAGGAGAGAAATAAGGGTGCCCAGGAAGCCGGCGATTCGGGGAGGGGACCAGGGATACCAGGCTAATGTAAACCTTACAGGCTGAGCCGAAACTTTTCGGCCAGAGGGAGTAGGGGAAAGTAATAGAAAGGCCAGTCTCCCACCTCTTGGATTCCCTAGGGAGTAAAAGTGTGGAAGCTCTCTCTGGTTTTGTAGTGTTTGGGGGGATTTGGTGTTGCAAGGATAAAAGTTAGATCTTCTTTGGGAGGAGGGGCTGGAGGAGGAGGCTGATGGCTAGGAGTCGCTACCCTGGGAAATGGCTTTTCCTTCGTTGATGGCAGCAAGTTTAGTTGCCCTATGGCTTTGGAAAAGTATGCTAGTCTCCTGGAGATCTGGATCGGGTCAGAGGGAGGCCATTCCAAAGGAGCTGTTGCTGTCTGTCTGTCCACCCTCCCAGTCCCAATTTCTCTTCTCCACCCCatcccctgtttttcttttcttttctttttaatcttttaaaaagtactttaatgTAACCGTGTCTTGTGGCTGGTTTCCAAAGCACCATTTATGAGGCAGGGGGCATGTCTAATTAAGGTTGAGCTTACTTAAGCGCTCAAGGTCAATAAGTTGCCTAAAGTTAGAGAGGTCACAGAGCTCCCATGCAGAACATCGAACAGCATATTCTGGGAGAGGCTGATGCGGAAGGTTTATTCTCTCTTAAATGGGACGTTTACTTTAAACAAGTGTTTTTCCTGGCCTAGGAATGGGGACCACCAGCCGTGCCAGGCAAGGGGGGAATGTTAAGACAAGGGAGATCAGGATTCCAAACCTCTGCTTGCTGGGGGGCAGTGCTTTGCAGTCCAAGGagaaggtgttttgttttgttttgttttccttttctgaaatgtaAAAGAGATCGTGAAAAAGAAATGCTTGACGACGACTGTGTGTGACTGCTCTGCGAGTTTCTTTCACAGGtttaatttgtagcatttgtgtgtatgtatgttgctAAGGTCACCATGGCTGACAGAGCTGCTGCTGAAAGGGCCTGTAAGGATCCCAACCCTATCATTGATGGCAGAAAGGCCAACGTGAATCTGGCATACTTGGGAGCCAAACCCAGGATCATGCAACCAGGTGAGAAATAGTCCTTTCTGGTACATGGGGAGAGACTGATTCAGAAGGCAGAACCTGTTGGTTTATTGTCAAGTGGTGCTTTTAATTGGTTATTttctaaagaaactttctttcattttaaagataaatgaaGGTATCTGTAAACAATCTTCCCACATATGCAAATACATGGAAGTGTCTGTAAAAGTATAATCttagatgaaaaagaaatattactCCAGATGGCTTTGTATGGACCCAGATTTATAAGTCTTACTCATAAATGAATGACATGCAATTGCAGTTTATTCTTCTCATTTATCTACAGGCACAATCAACATGTCCCTTATTTGTGCCAAATTTTTAATCCCAGCCTGGCTACACCTGTCTACCTAATACTCTTCTGGGCTGCTTCCCTTCTCATTTGACATGTGCTTGGGGAATGCAAGCTAATCTGAGTACTAGCCTAAACAAACCATAAGTAATACAGGACATCTGCTGAGGGGGAAAACACCTTGTGTATTATAAAGCAGAAGTGATTATTTGATAATCTGCTGTTCAGGATTATTCGAAACTCTGCCTTCCTCCATTTGCATGGAGAACTGAAAGTAGAGGATATAATATAGGTAATTTTAAGAAGTAAACTTTTATGTTTAGGTGCATAGATTATAAGTTTCTAAAATCTTGAGGATTTCTACTTCAATCCACATTGTACTCAAAAAGACTCTTCCCCTGACTCCATATACCAATATAGGGATAGATAACTGATATGCAAGCAATTTGATGGATCTATTTTTCAACAAGAAGAAGACAAAATGTATATCTTTAGCACATTGTGAGTATGTACCTAttagacaaagaaaagaagaaagaatctgttttactgatttaaaaaaaaaaaggttttgtccaTAAAAATCTACTCTTGGTGTGGTAGAATATGAAGAGgcctgactctggattcagaggacatgggttcaaaacctgcttttggcaacttactagctatgtgaccttgagcaaatcactttacctctttaggtctcagttttctcatctgtaaaatcgagGGAGTTTGATTAGATGGGTTCTGGCATccctttgagctccaaatttttgaTACATTAACTTTAAACTTGCATAGGCCTTTGGAGTAATATACTAAGTTCCAAATAGTATTAGAAGTGCTGAAACTCATAAATTTAGGATGCTATAGGATAAagatatttatgaaaaaaattcaacatgAAGTACTGTTGTTGTGCTTAGTTAAATTCATAAGCACTATTCATTGTGGCATCCTCCTGAGGTCTTTTACAGTGTGTTTATGTCAGCAAAACTGCACGTGATGAATGATCTGCTTTCTGTCAGTTgtcttaatttttaataattcattttaagTCAAAATCCAAACTAGTGTGATATATGAAACCTTTAAAAACTTGTTTAAATGTGGGCTTGTCAGTTTCTCCCACTCCCCAAatatagttttctctcttttgtcagaTTACCTGACTTTAAATTAGTATATCTAATGCAAATATAGCATGAAAGCTGTCATTGTGTATTTTATGTATAGCAGTAATAAGTAGCTGTTGGAATGTTCATATAGAGAATGTAATATGTTTTGTTGTTAGGTTTTGCCTTTGGTGTTCAACAACTTCACCCAGCTCTTATACAGAGACCTTTTGGGTAAGTCAATCAAACAGGCTCTCCAAAGTACAAGTATATCATCTGTTAGCCTGCCTTTTGTCACACATGGACGATATCATCCTGCCAGTGgattttcctgatttctctttttaaaaaatccctgtTTTACTTCTTAATGGtgatgctataaatgtttttagaTGAGTCAAGTTATGTGATCAAGTATGCCGTCCTCCAATCCAGACACCTCTTGAGCTTATGATTTTAAAAGAGGTATGACTTTTGTACAAGACCACTGTGCCCCCATCAATCTTCTAACTCTTCAGCTTGTCTCAATGTTATTTATCTCTTTCTAATCTGACAGGGATCGTATACAGTTAAGATAACTGATCAGAAGGATATGATGATAAGAGGTGGAATAGTTCTGTTTGGAATTAAACTCTGTAACCAGTAGACTCAAACACACGAGCTAAGATGGTGATTAACGATgcatgtatgttgttgttgttttattttcataatagtcAATAGACCTCCGtgtgctttattttatttattacggTAATGAAGTGGTGTTGATAGCTAAACGTGTgctttttatttaattgaaaagAGCTGtagtgaaagttttttttttgggggggggctctttttttgttttggtttttggtggtggtgttgaggAGTGTTGTTGACTTTGACTTTGCCATGGGGAGCAaagggtcttttttttccttgcttttaaGCTGTAGCCTGTGACTTCCCTTTAACCATATTTTTGTAGTGAGTGCTAAAATGTGTGACTTCACTATGTAAGAAAACAGATTCACTGCTTGCATGTTCTAGTTTCTTTGGGGAGGAGAGGtcgttttttttcctcttttcttcttttctttttctttttttgatgggtATGGGGACCTGTCTCTTAACAATGTATGTCTGCTCAGGCTTCTCTAATTTGGAGCGCCAATTCTTCCCATCAGATTTAATAATCAGATTATTTCCCCAGCATAGTAGCACTAATATTCACTTCACAGTCTAACTTTGGGGAATCCTAACTTGTATTTCTTGCATCTCTTGATTTTGTGATCAGCTGTGTTCTGTAATTCAgctccctgctccctcctcttCCAGACAGTCTATAGTCCTAATGCTACCCCAACTCATTTTTTCTGAATAATATATTCTGCATTCCCTATACTGTACCTAGCATCTTGTGTGGATGCCAGAAGTTAAGTTTTAAAAACATACGAGTTGTTTAAGGAGCATtgcccaccccactccacccccaactAATGGTTTCTTAATGCCTAATCTGAATTTACTGCATTTGTGTGGCCTAGACAGTTGGAATATGGCAGCCAAGTGCTTTCTGGGCTTCCAGGTATATACAAGGATGAATCAGCTGACAAGTTGCACTTGTAGTGATTTTTTCTGGCCCTCTTCTTTATCAGATGGGcctgctcatttttctttttttctacctaCACTTTTTTTAACCTGAGTGAAGGAACTATGAAGTAAATGAAAAGTGTCTTATACTGATAGCCACTCATTGATGGTCTTCCACACTAGTTTGGGGATCAACAACAAATAATGAACTATATATAAAATTCCTTGTGCACGTGACTAGCATTTCAACTTATAAGTAATAGAGAATTGTGGGAAATAATTTATCATAATTTGACAGATTTTAGTCTGTCATTTTAAAACATAATGTTAACCAAGTAAAAATTTTAATGCCTATTAGATATGCCACACTCTACTAGACCATAAATGATAATTGAGTCATATAAGGCATGTTCTGTAtgttcaaagagcttatagttcATGTGCAGAGACAAAACTAACACTCCTAAATCATTTAGGATATAACAAACTGCTGAATGATATCGCATGTGTGCTCAGAGAAGGAAGGTCATTATTGGAGAGAGTATTGGAGAAGGCTCAGTGGAGATAACGGCATAAATGAATCCTAAAGGATGGGTAGAATTTGAATGGATGGGTTGGAGAGAGAGATTTCAGGGTGGGACTAGAGGAGAGGCATTTGCAAAGGGGTAGAAGTTGGGCATGTTCCTGTGGTAGCCATAAGGAAACCAACTTGATCTTCACAGATGGCAAATATTGGAAAGTCATGAGAAATAAACTTGAATAACAGGATTATGGTGAGATTGATGGCCTCAAAAGTCCATCAGAAGAGTTTGATTTTAATGTattaggcaatagggagccattgtatGTTCTTGAACAGAAGATTAACAAAATGAACTTGAGTCAAAAGTACTACACGGACAATTTAAATGCAACACATTTTCAGttatgaacttttattttttacatctaATATTAGATAATAGCTACTTCTGATGGTTATTAGTTGTAAAATTCACCTATTAATGGCTGAATGAATTATTCTATTTAACTTTatttaatccaatccaataaacatttattagacacctactctgtgctgacactgtgctaagcacttattGACTCAATACAAAAGATACACATTCCAGGTAGAATTAGTCTTCTTAATTCAGTGAGTTACTCTGCTGTTCAAGCATTCATAAAGTGAAAAttagcttgttttgttttttcaccaAATGGTCTCTTATGCTAAATACTATGCCTAATAAGATGAGGTGATTTCAATTTATGGATAAGTGGTACATGGTTTTCATTGATGTCTGTAAAGTGGTTTAGAAGGTTTCATTATTGGTTGTATAGTTTGAGGTAAtaataattttactatttttatttggcatttaagtaACCCCAAGTATAGTGTGGATCACTAAATACTAAGCTCCTGACTAGAGTTAGGACAGCATCCGATGTGTGGAAACATGTGAATTCCGTAGAACAGTGTTTTGTTCTAATTTGTTTAATTTTAGAACAATGTTTTGTTAAGCTCCTTTTGGTTTGTGCTTGAGGAAGATTTTTCTTCCTGGGACCTTGGAGAGGTGACAGTGAGGGTTTATGGACTGGGAGTAGTAGAGTTCAAAAGACCATTATCAGAAGTGTGATTGCTTCATTTTTGCCATATTTCCTGGGCTTCTACCATACACCAACCAGATTCTCCTTTTTCCCCTCACTTGCTGTGCACAGGCAGCTTGATACAGATTGTTGACATGTGTTCTGACAAGTTTACTTACTCATTAGCATAATCAACTCAGAGAAAAACTGTCCTGAGTGGGAAAAGTTTGTATCCAGAGACTGGGATACTATGGGACATCCCTTACTTATAATGTAATTCTCTGGACACATTTCTGTACCTTAAAAGAGAAAAGTTAATaagcaaatgcagaaaaaaacaaatcttaTGACACAAACTCAAACCACATTCCCCCAGAGCAAAAATCATTCAAGTTAATAACCTAATCAAAGATGCCAAACTTGTCACTACTTTAGCTGCTCTAGGCCTCTAGGAATCCAGTGGGGTTAATGTTTCAGTATTAGTGAGATCCATGTTTGCTGGCCTTTACAGCAGATACGGAGCAGAGTTTTCTTTGGCCTTATAAAGACATTTTACTCTGCTTGAAACCCTTGCCTCATGACATGATCAAAAATAGCCCCACTGCAGCCTATGCTGTCAATCACCCATGTAAAATAGCATGATAGTGAAGAGTTGGTAGAGACCAatataatggagagagagagagatgatccACAAGGATAACATTTCATTATGCCAACGCCTGTTACTTTAAGTGAGGTTAGTTCCttaacttagaaaaaaaattacaagattaTATGGGCAGGGTTTTGTGTCTAgtttctaacaaacatttaagaatATCTCTAAGTGTCCTCTGGAATACACGGTGACGTGCTTTGTGTTGGCATAGGGAAGAAACTACAAGACTAGTAAAATTCACTGTATTTTCACCattagaataaatatttttttgctttgGGCTAGCATAGAATAACTACTGTAATGAACTCAGTCTTTCTGTGAATGTTCATTAGCCTTGGTGTCTCCTACAAGTATTGTTTTAGAGGAAACCCTGAAAAAGTAAGGTgaataatatgaatattttttcattggTTTGGGGTTCTAACCTTAGGATTCCTGAACAGCAAATTTAAAGACAACCATTGTGGGGATTTTTAATAGGTTTTGTTGATTTGCTAAATTTTGGATGGAATTCTGGTGTAATTGTCTCTAGATATCTGAAGTGTGTTCCACTGGTGGTtatactgaacaacaaaaaaatggaatCAATAGGTCATATATTTGTAGGTTTATTATAGTATTTCAGTATTAAGAATTGAGATATGCTCTTTTTTTGCAgctcaaactttttttaaaaatcatgtgaaCTTCATAAGTGAGATGGGAGAATGCATACTCCCTGTATCTAATTTAAATGGGTTCTGGATTTCACTTGACAGTCTGTATTTTGGGTTTTATATGGTCTTATATTATAATGGACTTAATTTCTACAAGTACATACCAATAGAGTGACCATTCCTATAAATGAACCAAGCCAAACCTTCTttgatttggagaagaaaatggagagtTAGTGAATGTACAAAGAAATGTCTTTATTTAGTTGTCATTTTATAAACCTTTTAAagttcttatattttattttttagatgcATTTAGTTGTAACTCCCTTTTCCTACCCCCTCTACCTCAtcaccttccccaacccctctgtCTGTCTTGCATAGAGATAAACAAGCTGGCTGACAGCAGTTGCCTGATAGTCAAACAGGTTTGATTGACCCTTGTGTCCTTACAAATtttaccctcaaaaaaaaagtgtgctgCACATTTACTTGGGAACCACTGCAATGAATGTTAATAGCATTTCTGTAGCTTCCCACAATAGCCTCTTATGATAGAGTGAGCTGCACTACAGTTGTTTGAAAAGTGTGATTCTGCCGTGTTTACCACACCTGtgaacttttaaatattttttgtcgCCTgcgttttttatttttattttttatttttaataagggTGACTGAGGTTGCAGAGAAATTAATGTGTGCTGAGTCTGCATAGCAATTTTCAGTAGGGTTGCCATGATAATTGAAAAAGGTCCATTTTTCAGCCTAAATATTTTGttgaaattttcttctttgattcgGTATTGGCAAACTAGCTCTCATCCCTTGGGCCTAAGTGATAACAGGGTATTTTTTTAAGTCCAATGTTTGCAAGTTGAGAATTTTTCTAAGtgtcagaatcttttttttctcttatggagtgattttaattttttttcttaagtctgACTCTAATATTAAAGTTgagagcatttattgagtacctgtaAATAAGTGGAATACCAAAATCCTGAACCTCAACTTATTCCCTAAACTATTGATGAGGCTATTAATTCCTATTTGGTGGTATTGAGtaaacaaatagaaatgagaatgCTGTCATGATGTGTTTAGCTCCAGTTATTGTTGGCTTCTTTTTCTGAGCACCACATATGTTTTGGGCTACTGCCAGAGTGCATTCATTGGACTGCTAGAATGTAGCTATTGTGGCAACCCTATGCTCATAATAACCACTAAATTTTGAGTTTGTTTTACTTCTGAACAACAGATCTTCTGCACATGGGAGGGAGCTCACTGGGATctgactttcttttctatttctcaaCAGGATACCTGCCCATTATGTTTATCCACAGGCTTTTGTGCAGCCTGGAGTTGTAATTCCACATGTCCAACCTACAGCAGCTGCTGCCTCCACCACACCTTACATTGATTACACTGGAGCTGCATATGCACAATACTCGGCAGctgcagcagctgcagcagcagcagcctatGACCAGTACCCATATGCAGCATCTCCAGCTGCTGCAGGATATGTCACTGCTGGGGGCTATGGCTATGCAGTCCAGCAGCCAATCACCGCGGCAGCACCTGGGACAGCTGCTGCtgcagcagcggcagcggcagcagcagcagcgttTGGCCAGTATCAGCCACAGCAGCTGCAAACAGACCGTATGCAATAATGAATGACCGGCCATCGGAAGAGAGttgaatttctttctctattttttccccaGCCTTCCAGTTTTAAGTAGATAATAAGGTGGTTAACACTAACTAAGCAGCTTTAAGAAGTTATGCTACTGCAAACCAGGAGATTTTTATTCGACTGTCCTTGTACTCGAATCATGTTGCTATGGGAAAAAGGGTTGAGGGCCAGGGGAGTGGGAGGAATTAGTATCAGGAGTCAATCCAGGCGACACTGAATAAACAATGCACTGCCATGAAAAGACTATAGGGATAACAATAGAACTTCATttgacaaaatttttttaaaacggggtttttgttggttttttaataGTATCAGGGAAGCAAACTgcctttttcaaatgagaaaacgtTGCTTTGAAAAAGTTAtaccagggaaaagaaatcagagcGAGCAATATGTAgcttatataacatttaaaacatattttttaaaataattgaagcacTGACTGTCATTTCTAGTTTTCACTATGGCCTATAGAACTTGTTCAAGTAAGAAAGTGATTTTCTTGCTGTCTCATACTGGGCATCGAACAATCCTGAGGAGCATGGCCGCTTGGTAAAATGGTGGACAGGCACCAAagctattttctcatctgtcctcTGGATGAGTGGAACTATGGAGCAAGTGATGTGGAATTAATGGGTGCAACAGCTGTACAGACAATCAATAACACAGACAGTTCTGGAAAGAACACATCACTTGTGCTTGTTTGATGAGCTTGTCACATTCTaatccctctccccatcctgtTTCAATTTTGGGAAACTTTTAACTGCTGGTGTCAGCTATTCTGATTCTGAAATAGGATCAGCCCTTTACTACAACAGccttctctttctatttattaTGTTGACTCGTGGCTTGTGAATAAAAGGCAGGAAGAAGTTTGCAGAATTTGAACCTTTGAGAACTGTCttaaggaaatttatttttttttcctttttgaaatgatTTCTATGACTTTAGTATCTATTACAGAGTCCTATTTAAAACTATTTATTAGGGAACTCAGTAAATAAGACAACAAGGTTCCTGAGACTACAGTTCTTCAAGGGTTAATGATATGTGGTTTATACTGTGCCTTAATTGtaatgctatttaaaaatatttattttgaagttTTACAATGCTGCACTCTAAAGAAAGGAACTTTAGATGTGACACTGTAAAATTATATATTCATCTCATGGCATAAATTATTTAGTAGGTTTAGATgtagcatattaaatattaaccTATTCAGCTAAAGATGTTGACT includes:
- the RBM24 gene encoding RNA-binding protein 24 isoform X2: MHTTQKDTTYTKIFVGGLPYHTTDSSLRKYFEVFGEIEEAVVITDRQTGKSRGYGFVTMADRAAAERACKDPNPIIDGRKANVNLAYLGAKPRIMQPGFAFGVQQLHPALIQRPFGIPAHYVYPQAFVQPGVVIPHVQPTAAAASTTPYIDYTGAAYAQYSAAAAAAAAAAYDQYPYAASPAAAGYVTAGGYGYAVQQPITAAAPGTAAAAAAAAAAAAAFGQYQPQQLQTDRMQ
- the RBM24 gene encoding RNA-binding protein 24 isoform X1; translated protein: MRKVTMADRAAAERACKDPNPIIDGRKANVNLAYLGAKPRIMQPGFAFGVQQLHPALIQRPFGIPAHYVYPQAFVQPGVVIPHVQPTAAAASTTPYIDYTGAAYAQYSAAAAAAAAAAYDQYPYAASPAAAGYVTAGGYGYAVQQPITAAAPGTAAAAAAAAAAAAAFGQYQPQQLQTDRMQ